A genomic stretch from Dehalococcoidia bacterium includes:
- a CDS encoding phosphoglycerate kinase, translating into MAKRSMRELPLFRGASVLVRVDYNVPFEPGTGDISDDSRITASVETIQHLKAVGCKVILCSHLGRPGGQRIEELTLAPIARRLSEILRDGIAFVSDCIGPEPASTIKGMSNGDVALLENLRFHVGEEANDAVFSEQLARLADFYVNDGFGAAHREHASTYGVAHYLPSAAGLLMEREIQALNRVTESPEFPYAVVVGGAKVMDKLPLIRNLSDKADLFLIGGGMVASFLSAASQGTINLSVDDEERSLAEGILDNAQRSGYEVVIPVDVVAADRFAEDAESRTCEPCEIPPGHIILDVGPKTVELYARRLAEARTTVWNGPMGVFEWEEFAQGTVGVAKAISATQAAYTVIGGGSTSDAVTSLNLVDSYSHVSTGGGATLEFLEGKELPGIAALDSSSK; encoded by the coding sequence CTGGCGAAGAGAAGCATGCGAGAACTCCCCCTGTTCCGAGGAGCTTCTGTACTGGTCAGGGTGGACTACAACGTCCCCTTTGAACCCGGCACTGGGGACATTTCAGATGACAGTAGGATCACCGCCTCTGTGGAGACCATCCAGCACCTGAAGGCCGTTGGATGCAAAGTGATCCTCTGTTCCCATCTGGGACGCCCAGGAGGCCAGAGAATCGAGGAGCTGACACTGGCTCCAATTGCTCGACGGCTCTCTGAGATACTCCGCGATGGGATCGCCTTTGTGAGTGATTGCATTGGCCCGGAGCCTGCGTCCACGATTAAGGGGATGTCGAACGGGGACGTGGCATTGCTGGAGAACCTTCGCTTTCACGTAGGCGAAGAGGCGAATGACGCAGTTTTCAGCGAACAACTTGCCAGACTGGCTGACTTCTATGTGAACGACGGGTTTGGCGCTGCGCATCGTGAACACGCCTCGACCTACGGCGTCGCCCACTATCTGCCATCGGCAGCCGGCCTGCTGATGGAGAGAGAGATCCAGGCGCTGAACAGGGTTACCGAGAGCCCGGAATTTCCTTATGCTGTGGTAGTTGGCGGGGCCAAGGTCATGGACAAGCTGCCGCTGATCCGTAATCTCTCCGACAAGGCCGATCTGTTCTTGATTGGTGGAGGTATGGTTGCATCGTTCCTTTCCGCTGCTTCTCAGGGCACGATCAACTTGAGCGTCGACGATGAAGAGCGCTCCCTTGCAGAAGGAATTCTGGATAACGCTCAGCGAAGTGGGTACGAGGTCGTTATACCCGTTGACGTGGTTGCGGCAGATCGATTCGCTGAGGATGCAGAATCACGGACGTGTGAGCCGTGTGAAATTCCGCCCGGCCACATCATTCTCGATGTTGGTCCCAAGACTGTCGAACTGTATGCTAGACGTCTAGCTGAGGCGCGTACCACAGTGTGGAATGGGCCAATGGGCGTCTTCGAGTGGGAGGAATTTGCCCAAGGTACTGTTGGAGTCGCCAAGGCAATTTCGGCCACACAAGCGGCCTATACCGTGATCGGGGGCGGTTCTACTTCCGACGCGGTCACATCCCTCAACCTTGTCGACAGCTACTCACACGTGTCCACTGGCGGGGGTGCCACACTGGAGTTTCTTGAAGGCAAGGAGCTGCCCGGAATCGCGGCACTTGACAGCAGCTCAAAGTAG
- a CDS encoding S41 family peptidase, with translation MFAVLVLGACASESASTVETETVAVEEASETQTVVPYDPMALPTALPAVPIDIPDPVPEDLATAWEVWNLISQQHVDRDGFESEEFDEGAIRGLLAALGDAHTNYVPPEAFQIDNEDLYGSFEGIGANVQMNADGKLFIVAPLDGSPAEAAGLRSGDLILAVNGESIEGLSLLEAVNKIRGPRGTDVTLLVRHLGQIEEVELVVRRNRIELDSVLVRNRPEDRFAHIRLTTFYSDTPEDLAEAIEEQQANGVEGLILDVRDNPGGLLSSVVEVVSMFIDDDGLILYELDGAGRRTDHRARNSGQFADIPLVILANRGSASASEIVVGALQDHDRAQIVGDKTFGKGSVNRLYRLGNGGGLYLTFAKWYTPEGRLIEGNGIEPDHEVTSRDRQRAETIQLEKAVEVMEEIVGGTTSGGA, from the coding sequence ATGTTTGCGGTACTCGTCCTGGGAGCCTGCGCATCAGAGTCGGCCTCCACTGTCGAGACTGAGACGGTGGCCGTCGAAGAAGCGTCGGAAACCCAGACCGTAGTCCCATACGATCCGATGGCCCTCCCCACTGCCCTGCCGGCAGTTCCCATCGACATACCGGATCCCGTTCCCGAGGACCTCGCTACCGCATGGGAGGTCTGGAATCTCATTAGCCAGCAGCACGTGGACAGGGACGGATTCGAATCCGAGGAGTTTGATGAAGGAGCGATCCGAGGTCTTCTCGCCGCACTCGGTGATGCTCACACCAACTATGTCCCTCCAGAGGCGTTCCAGATAGACAACGAGGATCTCTACGGATCGTTCGAGGGAATCGGCGCCAATGTCCAGATGAACGCGGATGGGAAACTCTTCATAGTAGCCCCTCTGGATGGCAGCCCTGCAGAAGCGGCGGGATTAAGAAGTGGCGACCTGATCCTGGCGGTGAACGGCGAGAGCATCGAGGGTCTGAGCTTGCTGGAAGCGGTCAACAAGATCCGCGGACCGCGTGGTACAGATGTCACGCTGCTGGTTCGGCACCTTGGCCAGATCGAAGAGGTCGAGCTCGTGGTCAGACGCAACCGGATCGAGTTAGACAGCGTTCTGGTCCGCAATAGGCCCGAGGACCGATTTGCACACATCAGGCTGACTACCTTCTACAGCGACACACCCGAGGATCTTGCCGAGGCAATCGAAGAGCAGCAGGCAAACGGAGTCGAAGGACTGATTCTGGATGTTCGAGACAACCCCGGCGGGTTGCTATCAAGCGTCGTAGAAGTCGTCAGCATGTTCATCGATGATGATGGCCTGATCCTGTACGAACTCGATGGCGCAGGTCGTCGCACCGATCATCGCGCTCGCAACTCCGGGCAGTTCGCGGACATTCCCCTCGTCATTCTTGCCAATCGAGGCAGTGCAAGCGCATCAGAAATAGTCGTTGGCGCACTGCAGGACCATGACCGTGCTCAGATCGTGGGGGACAAGACTTTTGGCAAGGGCAGCGTAAACAGGCTGTACCGGCTCGGAAACGGTGGGGGCCTCTACCTGACTTTTGCCAAGTGGTATACACCAGAAGGCCGCCTGATTGAAGGCAACGGCATAGAGCCGGACCACGAGGTAACTTCTAGGGATCGCCAACGAGCCGAGACGATTCAGCTGGAGAAGGCTGTCGAAGTGATGGAAGAGATTGTCGGTGGCACAACTTCAGGAGGAGCTTAG
- a CDS encoding polyprenyl synthetase family protein gives MASSSQLEEYSDLVDSELRRVVATRDLPLYSMMGHQLGWSADPGFDQGSPLRRLGSLCLGTCAALGGNVEDALPAAAAIELVQNFCDIHDDVQSGRIERDGRDTVWWKWGPAQAINAGDGMHALARMALLGMKERGFGPESVFEAIRVLDRASLATCEGRFMELEFQERLDLSSDSYLKMATLKTGSLFACATEFGSLICGTSPDDRNPAVEWGRSLGVAAQIAEDLQQISSALEIDGVPSDDLMNKRKLYPVVWAFEEATPQQRRQLGDYYFKRVLDPSDAKGLATLVDNIGGTEQARSQIDAQLSESGDRLANALRDESRREALELIARTAAGIS, from the coding sequence TTGGCGTCCAGTTCCCAGCTTGAGGAATACAGCGACCTCGTAGACAGCGAGCTGAGGCGCGTTGTAGCCACTCGAGACCTGCCCCTGTATTCGATGATGGGGCACCAGTTGGGCTGGAGTGCAGACCCCGGGTTTGATCAGGGTTCCCCTCTCCGGAGACTGGGTTCACTCTGCCTGGGCACCTGTGCAGCTCTAGGCGGCAACGTCGAGGACGCACTGCCCGCCGCTGCCGCCATCGAACTGGTCCAGAATTTCTGCGATATTCATGATGACGTCCAGAGTGGTCGAATAGAGCGGGATGGACGAGATACCGTCTGGTGGAAGTGGGGCCCAGCTCAGGCTATCAACGCTGGCGATGGAATGCATGCCCTGGCGAGAATGGCCCTCCTGGGCATGAAGGAGAGAGGTTTCGGCCCCGAGTCTGTGTTTGAAGCCATCCGTGTCCTTGATAGGGCCAGCCTGGCGACCTGTGAAGGCAGGTTCATGGAGTTGGAGTTCCAAGAACGGCTGGATTTGTCTTCTGATTCTTATCTGAAGATGGCGACATTGAAGACAGGATCCCTCTTCGCATGCGCCACTGAATTCGGTTCTCTGATATGCGGAACGAGTCCTGACGACAGAAACCCGGCAGTTGAATGGGGACGAAGTCTAGGTGTCGCCGCACAGATTGCTGAGGACCTCCAACAGATTTCCAGCGCACTTGAAATCGACGGCGTCCCTTCTGACGACCTGATGAACAAACGAAAGCTCTATCCCGTCGTCTGGGCGTTTGAGGAGGCAACTCCCCAGCAGAGAAGGCAACTTGGTGACTACTACTTTAAGCGGGTCCTTGACCCATCAGATGCAAAAGGTCTGGCAACCCTGGTTGACAACATCGGAGGAACAGAACAGGCTCGATCTCAGATCGACGCTCAGTTGAGTGAATCTGGGGACAGGCTGGCGAACGCGCTTCGGGACGAGTCCCGTAGAGAAGCCCTTGAGCTAATTGCACGGACAGCGGCTGGAATCTCATGA
- a CDS encoding 2,3-bisphosphoglycerate-independent phosphoglycerate mutase, whose amino-acid sequence MIDHPYLSELVSPTESKIVLLVVDGLGGLARPETGKSELQEARTPNLDDLARRSACGMTVPVGPGITPGSGPGHLALFGYDPLKYVIGRGVLEALGIGIELGIDDVAVRCNFCTVDDHGRLTDRRAGRIPSAESEPLVEQLASITIDGVEIWVEPVQDYRFVVVFSGHELGEDVGDTDPQRTGVSPLEPLGRDQVSVATAEVAGQFIEAARDILGSRQTANMILMRGFSKIPAWPEFGASYCLSPSAIAAYPMYRGLARLVGMDVIPTGLDFDAELDTLAGHLEQHDFAFIHYKSTDAAGEDGDFEAKVGAIEYLDSRIHRLLEMGPDVLAIAGDHSTPAIMAAHSWHPVPMLINSELTTGVGSGAFNERACAAGPLGTQPATSLMLQLLAHAGKLKKFGA is encoded by the coding sequence ATGATCGATCATCCGTATCTGAGCGAACTGGTCAGTCCCACCGAGAGCAAGATCGTTCTTTTGGTGGTCGATGGGCTCGGAGGCCTTGCCCGTCCTGAGACTGGTAAGTCCGAATTGCAGGAAGCTCGCACTCCTAATCTGGATGACCTGGCTCGCAGAAGCGCGTGTGGCATGACCGTACCTGTGGGTCCGGGCATTACCCCAGGCAGTGGACCCGGCCATCTCGCACTCTTCGGATACGATCCCCTAAAGTACGTGATTGGTCGGGGAGTGCTCGAAGCCCTGGGCATAGGGATCGAGTTAGGGATTGACGACGTTGCTGTAAGGTGCAATTTCTGCACGGTAGATGACCATGGACGACTGACTGACCGCAGGGCGGGCCGCATACCATCTGCCGAATCGGAGCCTTTGGTGGAGCAACTCGCTTCGATCACGATCGATGGGGTGGAAATATGGGTGGAGCCTGTGCAGGACTACAGGTTCGTGGTTGTGTTCAGTGGGCATGAGCTGGGCGAGGACGTGGGTGACACTGATCCTCAGCGAACTGGGGTCAGTCCGCTTGAACCGTTAGGCAGGGACCAGGTTTCGGTCGCTACCGCAGAGGTTGCAGGTCAGTTTATCGAAGCTGCTCGAGACATCCTCGGTTCCAGGCAGACTGCAAATATGATCCTGATGCGTGGGTTCTCGAAGATCCCAGCCTGGCCCGAGTTCGGTGCAAGCTATTGCCTGAGCCCGTCTGCGATTGCTGCGTATCCCATGTACAGGGGTCTGGCTAGACTGGTTGGAATGGATGTCATTCCCACGGGACTGGACTTTGACGCTGAACTAGACACGCTAGCCGGGCACCTCGAACAGCATGACTTCGCGTTCATTCACTACAAGTCTACCGACGCCGCCGGAGAAGACGGCGACTTCGAGGCCAAAGTCGGGGCGATCGAGTATCTGGACAGCAGGATCCACAGACTTTTGGAAATGGGTCCTGACGTCCTTGCCATAGCTGGGGACCACTCGACACCAGCAATAATGGCCGCGCACAGTTGGCATCCTGTACCAATGTTGATCAATTCTGAACTGACCACCGGTGTCGGGTCAGGAGCATTCAACGAAAGGGCCTGTGCCGCCGGGCCACTTGGCACTCAGCCAGCCACTTCTCTGATGCTTCAGCTTCTCGCCCATGCTGGTAAGCTAAAAAAGTTCGGCGCTTGA
- the smpB gene encoding SsrA-binding protein SmpB — translation MARRGASTNGKRSSSTVTVNRRARYDYDILDTVEAGLVLEGTEIKSIRGNKVSLSDSYARPVDGQMWLHNLHIDEYAPASRNNHDPKRPRKLLLHRTQIDDLSRQIEQRGLTLVPTRLYFRNHVAKVELALARGKKRYDKRRALTDREREREARAAIGSSRY, via the coding sequence TTGGCTAGGAGAGGCGCATCAACAAACGGTAAGAGGAGTTCGTCGACAGTCACTGTCAATCGCCGGGCGCGATACGATTACGACATTCTGGACACAGTCGAGGCTGGCCTCGTGCTCGAAGGTACTGAGATCAAGTCGATTCGTGGGAACAAGGTCAGCTTGAGCGATTCGTACGCGAGGCCAGTCGACGGTCAAATGTGGCTGCACAACCTTCACATCGATGAGTACGCGCCGGCCAGCCGCAATAACCATGATCCGAAGCGCCCTCGTAAGCTCCTGCTGCATCGTACCCAGATTGACGACCTCAGCCGCCAGATAGAGCAGAGAGGGCTAACTCTCGTTCCTACGAGGCTCTACTTCAGGAACCACGTGGCAAAAGTCGAATTGGCTCTGGCAAGAGGCAAGAAACGATACGACAAACGCCGGGCGTTGACAGATCGGGAGCGGGAGCGCGAAGCCAGGGCGGCTATCGGGTCGTCCCGTTACTGA
- the tpiA gene encoding triose-phosphate isomerase yields the protein MRAITIVGNWKMNTTPSEAEQLASDIRLNVADSADATVVVCPPSIALESVKRVLDGSEVAIGVQNIHSDPQGAYTGEISAEMAREFASYAIVGHSERRALFDESDEFISQKVAAAERAGLRPILCVGEPSDVRSAGAGHAESFVTTQLLSGLSDVTDISSVLVAYEPVWAIGTGQAATPEVAQHIASALRSALRGRFGAAADQVPCLYGGSVNSGNIAEFVQQADIDGALVGGASLEAGSFADIVTAASRVNG from the coding sequence ATGCGCGCGATCACCATCGTCGGAAACTGGAAGATGAACACGACGCCCTCCGAGGCCGAACAGCTTGCGTCGGATATCAGACTCAATGTCGCTGACTCTGCCGATGCCACGGTGGTCGTGTGTCCACCTTCAATAGCGTTGGAGAGCGTAAAACGAGTCCTTGATGGCTCCGAAGTCGCCATAGGCGTTCAGAATATCCACTCCGACCCCCAGGGGGCCTACACCGGGGAGATCTCGGCTGAAATGGCCCGTGAGTTCGCAAGTTACGCTATCGTTGGACACTCGGAGCGAAGAGCCCTCTTCGATGAATCGGACGAATTCATCAGTCAGAAGGTTGCGGCAGCCGAGAGAGCGGGCCTGCGACCAATTCTCTGCGTCGGCGAGCCTTCTGACGTTCGGAGCGCTGGCGCAGGACATGCGGAGTCGTTCGTGACTACACAGCTCCTCAGTGGACTGTCCGACGTGACCGACATTTCAAGTGTCCTCGTTGCATATGAACCCGTATGGGCGATAGGCACGGGCCAGGCAGCCACCCCTGAAGTGGCTCAGCACATCGCATCAGCACTGCGTAGTGCACTGAGAGGGCGTTTCGGGGCAGCGGCTGACCAAGTGCCCTGCCTCTATGGAGGGAGCGTAAATTCCGGCAACATTGCTGAGTTTGTGCAACAGGCCGACATCGATGGTGCACTTGTCGGCGGCGCAAGTCTCGAGGCGGGGTCTTTCGCAGATATTGTGACAGCAGCGTCTCGGGTGAATGGATAG
- the hflX gene encoding GTPase HflX, with protein MARKLKSTRPRRERAVLVSVSSKRKRSLLDPQDSLNELAELARTAGATVVSRLTQRVDRPSHTYLGKGKLKELYDTCSELDVDTVICDDELSPTQQRNLEDQLGERKVIDRTALILDVFASRARTREGRLQVELAQHEYLLPRLAGQWTHLERLGGGIGTRGPGETQIETDRRLVRGRLQKLKSEIQGVRRHRKLHRSKRSSNQIPVVSLVGYTNAGKSTLLNRITRAGVRAENLMFSTLDPVTRRIQLPSDRPALLTDTVGFIHKLPTSLVASFRATLEEIAESSLIVHVVDSTHKNAPEQVSVVETILEELGLRDVPVITALNKSDLISSEVESRWGADGVRYVEMMSADAADSVRVSALTGDGVDELLEKVDDMLTAADAGVVTLGA; from the coding sequence ATAGCTAGGAAACTAAAGTCCACTCGACCGCGCCGTGAGCGCGCAGTACTGGTAAGTGTGTCATCGAAGCGCAAGCGCTCTCTACTCGATCCGCAGGATTCTCTGAACGAGCTCGCTGAGCTCGCTCGAACAGCAGGCGCAACGGTGGTATCGCGGCTAACGCAGCGGGTGGATCGGCCGTCGCACACGTATCTGGGTAAGGGGAAGCTCAAGGAACTCTACGATACATGCAGCGAACTTGACGTCGATACCGTCATCTGTGACGACGAACTGTCTCCCACCCAGCAGCGCAACCTGGAAGATCAGCTCGGCGAGCGCAAGGTTATCGACAGAACGGCGTTGATTCTCGACGTGTTCGCGTCCAGGGCCAGAACTCGCGAGGGAAGGCTCCAGGTAGAGCTGGCCCAGCACGAGTATCTGCTACCTCGACTGGCAGGACAGTGGACTCACCTCGAGCGACTCGGAGGTGGCATTGGGACGAGAGGTCCAGGCGAGACCCAGATTGAGACAGACCGAAGACTTGTCCGTGGACGGCTTCAGAAGCTGAAGTCCGAAATTCAGGGCGTTAGACGTCACCGTAAGCTCCACAGGTCGAAGAGGTCGTCGAACCAGATTCCTGTCGTTTCACTCGTCGGCTACACAAACGCCGGCAAGAGCACGCTCCTGAATCGAATCACCCGCGCTGGTGTCCGAGCCGAGAATCTGATGTTCTCTACTCTGGATCCGGTAACTCGCCGAATTCAGCTTCCCTCGGATCGGCCGGCGCTCCTGACTGACACCGTTGGTTTCATACACAAGTTGCCTACATCACTTGTGGCATCTTTCCGGGCTACGCTGGAGGAGATCGCAGAGTCCTCGCTGATAGTGCACGTTGTGGACTCCACTCACAAGAACGCGCCTGAGCAGGTCAGCGTCGTCGAGACGATCCTGGAAGAGCTCGGACTCAGGGACGTGCCAGTTATCACTGCTCTGAACAAGTCGGACTTGATCTCATCGGAGGTTGAGTCCAGGTGGGGGGCAGATGGTGTGCGCTACGTCGAAATGATGTCTGCAGACGCCGCGGACTCCGTAAGGGTGTCGGCGCTCACCGGTGACGGTGTCGACGAACTGCTCGAGAAGGTCGACGATATGCTGACCGCTGCCGACGCGGGTGTCGTGACACTGGGCGCCTGA
- a CDS encoding LL-diaminopimelate aminotransferase — translation MRFASRVEKIPPYLFVEISRKIAQKRQEGIEVISFGIGDPDLETPGPVIDVLRDTAGDLPNHRYPESDGLPEFKKATADWYQRRFGISLDPDSEVISLIGAKEGIGHAALCFIEPGDIALVPDPGYPVYSVGTWFAGGECHWLPLKEENGWLPDLNAIPEDVARQAKVMWINYPNNPTGAVADLDYFSQVVEFAKSYDLAVLHDACYTDVTFDGYRHPSFLQAEGAMDVGMEFHSLSKTYNMTGWRLGMAVGNADMINALLIVKSNLDSGVPQAIQYMGIEALNTTDDWIDERNAVYQRRRDRVIQVLSDIGLEFDPPKASLYVWARVPEGSSSGEFAEQLLDQCDIVVTPGAGYGSYGEGYVRFSLTIDDDQMEEGLKRLATWRGSGN, via the coding sequence TTGAGATTTGCGAGTCGTGTAGAAAAGATCCCCCCATACCTGTTCGTCGAGATCAGCAGGAAGATCGCCCAAAAGAGACAGGAAGGCATCGAGGTCATATCGTTTGGGATTGGAGACCCCGATCTCGAGACGCCAGGCCCAGTAATTGATGTCCTGCGCGATACTGCGGGGGACCTGCCCAATCACCGGTACCCTGAGTCGGACGGCCTGCCTGAGTTCAAGAAGGCCACGGCAGATTGGTATCAGAGACGATTTGGTATCTCTCTTGACCCGGACTCTGAGGTGATCTCCCTGATTGGGGCCAAGGAAGGCATCGGCCACGCTGCTCTGTGCTTCATCGAGCCTGGCGACATTGCCCTGGTCCCCGACCCGGGGTACCCGGTTTATTCGGTCGGTACATGGTTTGCAGGAGGCGAGTGCCACTGGCTCCCTCTGAAGGAAGAAAACGGGTGGCTTCCTGATTTAAATGCCATACCGGAAGATGTCGCTAGACAAGCCAAAGTAATGTGGATCAACTATCCGAACAACCCTACGGGCGCAGTGGCGGACCTCGACTACTTCAGTCAGGTTGTTGAGTTCGCGAAGTCATACGATCTGGCGGTACTCCACGATGCCTGCTACACGGATGTGACTTTCGACGGATACAGGCATCCGTCCTTCCTGCAGGCTGAGGGGGCAATGGACGTTGGAATGGAATTCCACTCTCTTTCCAAGACATACAATATGACAGGATGGCGCCTGGGCATGGCGGTCGGAAACGCCGATATGATCAACGCGCTTCTAATCGTAAAGTCGAACCTGGATTCGGGTGTGCCGCAGGCCATCCAGTACATGGGAATAGAAGCCCTGAACACCACGGATGACTGGATCGATGAGCGTAACGCTGTATACCAGCGTCGACGTGACAGGGTGATCCAGGTGCTGTCTGACATTGGGCTTGAATTCGATCCGCCGAAGGCAAGCCTCTACGTGTGGGCGCGCGTCCCTGAAGGGTCCTCAAGCGGCGAATTCGCCGAGCAGCTACTCGATCAATGTGACATAGTCGTCACACCTGGAGCCGGGTACGGCTCGTACGGTGAGGGATATGTCAGGTTCTCACTTACTATTGATGACGATCAAATGGAGGAAGGCCTCAAGCGGCTCGCTACCTGGCGTGGGTCCGGTAACTAG
- the miaA gene encoding tRNA (adenosine(37)-N6)-dimethylallyltransferase MiaA — translation MPEERRDSGVEREYAPFSSVTPDDRDPDVPDRLIAIVGPTAAGKTELAMRLAQFIPVEIIGADSRQVYRYMDIGTAKPSPEDQKLVQHHLVDIIDPSDEFSLSEYICRVKLANRIAKSNNNVPILVGGTGQYVMAVLEGWKVPRIAPDPELRARLEDDLLTNGLELILDELRSQDLAAWESVDKRNPRRVIRAIERARSGHRWGEKPVQARPSFEATVVGISGERAELHARADRRFDQMMKNGFMDEVQWLLESGYGPELPAMSGIGYSELADHLLNETDLQLAVQRAKFRTHRYIRQQSNWFKASDERITWFNWAGIDRAVDFVRAAFEESPHKA, via the coding sequence ATGCCTGAGGAGCGCCGAGATTCGGGCGTGGAGCGTGAGTATGCGCCATTTTCGTCTGTGACGCCCGATGATCGTGACCCTGACGTTCCGGACCGGCTGATTGCCATCGTTGGACCAACCGCGGCCGGCAAGACTGAGTTAGCGATGAGGCTAGCTCAGTTTATCCCAGTAGAAATCATTGGGGCCGACAGCCGCCAAGTCTATCGTTACATGGATATCGGTACGGCCAAACCTTCTCCTGAAGACCAAAAACTAGTGCAACATCACCTTGTCGATATCATCGACCCTTCAGACGAGTTCAGTCTTAGTGAATACATTTGCCGCGTAAAACTAGCAAACAGAATCGCTAAAAGCAATAATAATGTTCCAATTCTCGTTGGTGGAACCGGGCAATATGTTATGGCCGTCCTCGAAGGATGGAAGGTTCCACGTATAGCGCCCGATCCCGAACTGCGTGCACGACTTGAAGATGACCTGTTGACCAATGGCCTCGAACTCATTCTTGACGAGCTCCGCAGTCAGGATCTTGCTGCATGGGAATCTGTAGACAAGAGGAACCCACGGAGGGTTATCAGGGCGATTGAACGGGCAAGGTCCGGCCACCGATGGGGGGAGAAACCCGTGCAGGCAAGGCCGTCGTTCGAGGCCACAGTAGTCGGAATCTCGGGCGAGCGCGCCGAACTCCACGCCCGCGCCGACCGAAGGTTTGACCAGATGATGAAGAATGGATTCATGGACGAGGTTCAGTGGCTGTTGGAATCCGGATACGGTCCTGAATTGCCTGCTATGAGTGGCATTGGCTACAGTGAATTGGCTGACCACCTCCTGAACGAGACTGATCTGCAGCTGGCAGTCCAGCGGGCAAAGTTCCGGACGCATCGGTACATACGTCAGCAGTCCAATTGGTTCAAGGCCTCAGATGAGAGGATAACCTGGTTCAACTGGGCAGGAATTGATAGAGCGGTTGACTTCGTCCGCGCTGCCTTCGAGGAATCCCCACATAAGGCATAA
- a CDS encoding diaminopimelate epimerase produces the protein MRFVKMHGAGNDYIYVDARQSVIGTQGRDWSEVARQVSDRHFGIGSDGLILLRESEVGDARMQMFNADGSEGMMCGNGIRCLVRFGLESNALLSDKNAFHIETASGVLNVRPIWSEGQMTHASVSMGAPRLRAAEVPVTAPGEGGPVLDFPLSVDEYSLLLNCVSMGNPHAVVFLKDPVEDFPLTEIGPKVERHQMFPEGVNFEIVNVLDRGRIRVRVWERGSGITLACGTGACAVVVAARLHGLVDDEVTVELPGGELKIFWPGDGEVIMEGPVSRVFEGEWPA, from the coding sequence ATGAGATTCGTTAAGATGCATGGTGCAGGTAATGACTACATCTATGTAGACGCACGTCAGTCCGTAATTGGGACTCAAGGTCGTGATTGGTCTGAAGTAGCGCGGCAGGTTAGCGACCGCCACTTCGGAATCGGCTCCGACGGTCTCATTTTGCTCAGAGAGTCTGAGGTGGGCGATGCCAGGATGCAGATGTTCAACGCTGATGGGTCTGAGGGAATGATGTGTGGCAATGGAATCCGATGTCTTGTGCGTTTCGGTTTAGAAAGTAATGCCCTGTTATCGGATAAGAATGCGTTTCATATCGAGACCGCTTCTGGAGTGCTCAATGTGCGCCCGATCTGGTCGGAAGGCCAGATGACGCATGCTTCGGTCAGTATGGGGGCTCCCAGGTTGCGTGCTGCAGAAGTCCCTGTCACTGCCCCAGGCGAAGGTGGTCCTGTCCTGGACTTCCCTCTGTCTGTCGACGAGTACAGCCTTCTACTGAACTGTGTATCAATGGGAAATCCGCACGCCGTCGTGTTTCTCAAAGACCCAGTTGAAGATTTTCCACTGACTGAAATTGGGCCGAAGGTGGAGCGCCACCAGATGTTTCCAGAGGGCGTGAACTTTGAGATTGTCAATGTTCTTGATCGTGGCCGAATCAGGGTCCGTGTGTGGGAGCGAGGGTCGGGGATCACGTTGGCGTGTGGCACCGGAGCCTGTGCAGTAGTCGTTGCAGCCCGTCTCCATGGCCTGGTAGATGACGAAGTGACCGTAGAGCTGCCGGGTGGCGAATTGAAGATATTCTGGCCTGGTGACGGCGAAGTAATCATGGAAGGGCCTGTTAGCCGCGTGTTCGAAGGAGAGTGGCCAGCTTAG